The following DNA comes from Ornithinimicrobium avium.
CCATGACCGCGGCGATCGGTGTTCCTGCGGGGAGGTCTGCGTGCAGACGGATATCGTCGAACTCGTTCTCCAGCCCCTCGACGACGGGACCTACCGCCCACACGCGCGTGGCGCCGTGGCTGCGCAGGACGGCGACGACCTCGTCGAGGTGCGCCAGGAGGACCTGTCCCAGCGGTCCTTGCAGCTGGTCGGCCGCCAGCACCCGACGGACCAGGCAGATGGTGGAGACGTCGAAACCCAGCGGCGCCAGGAGCCTGCGCAGGGTCTGGATGGACGGGTCCCGCGCGCCGCGCTCATAGTCGGAGAAGACGCTGCGGGCGATGTGGCAGCGGAGGCTGGCGTCACTCTGGGTCATGCGGGCGAGGGTGCGAGCGCGCTTGAGGATGACGGAGGCACGGGGACCCACGACCTCGGTGGAGACGATCTGCATGGCCTTATCGGAGCAGAACGAGCCGGGACGCGTCTGGTTCTGTCCACAGGGACGCTAGACCTCGACGAGGCCACGACGGCGCAGGTAGCCGAGCGCGGCGCGCTGGCCGCTGACCATCGCCCCGTCGAGGGAGGCGGTGTCCATGTGGTCGCCGGCCAGGATGAGACCGTCCGCGACGGCCAGGTCCGCACGCTCCCGGAACGGGGCGGGCTGCAGGGGCACCGAGTAGGGGATGTCGTCGCGGCGCAGCAGCCGCCAGGCCGTGGTGTTGGTCCGGTAGATCTGGCGCAGCTGGCGCATCACGGTGAAGTCGTCGACCGGCTCCTGGCCCGGTGCCAGGAGGGTGCTGGCCTGCACCAGGTGCCAGCCCTCGGGGGCGTAGCCGGGAGCGACGTTGCTCAGCACCGCGGAGCTGACGATCGGACCGCGCTCCTCACGGACGTCGACGATCACCGCCGCGAGGTCCGTGGGCGGCTCGGGAGCGGCATACCAGTGGGTGGTCTGCCCCTTGCCGGTGGCGACCGGTCGGTCGGTCAGCCGGCCGGCCGTGGTGGGGTCGGTGGCGACGACGACGAGGTCGGCCCGCACGCGTTCCCCGGCGGCGGTGCGGACCGAGCCGGGCGAGACCTCGACCACCTCGGTGTCGAGCTCGACGGGCACCAGCAGCTGCGCGGCGAGCTGCTCCGGCACCGCCTGCATGCCCTGCGCGGGCAGGACCGGCGTGCTGGACATGAGACTTCTGACGACCCGGCGCGCGAACCGCGTCGACGTGCTGCCGTCGTCCTCCAGTAGGATGCCGGCCAGCAGGGTGTCGACGAGGCGACGCAGCGGGCCGTG
Coding sequences within:
- a CDS encoding helix-turn-helix domain-containing protein — encoded protein: MQIVSTEVVGPRASVILKRARTLARMTQSDASLRCHIARSVFSDYERGARDPSIQTLRRLLAPLGFDVSTICLVRRVLAADQLQGPLGQVLLAHLDEVVAVLRSHGATRVWAVGPVVEGLENEFDDIRLHADLPAGTPIAAVMGEVSEVFGWAHIPSIHPVPRPGPEEDPNLFAPDPPCVELGTEPA
- a CDS encoding NAD(P)/FAD-dependent oxidoreductase: MPGESNVVIVGAGLAGLTCALSLQSHGVPVRVLEASDAVGGRVRTDRVDGFLLDRGFQVLNPGYPMVKAHVDLAELDPRKFTAGVGVRSDRTHELLVVADPRREPQFLAQTLRSGKLHPASVTALARWISTGDASPADGSVDLERSSSMDEAGLHGPLRRLVDTLLAGILLEDDGSTSTRFARRVVRSLMSSTPVLPAQGMQAVPEQLAAQLLVPVELDTEVVEVSPGSVRTAAGERVRADLVVVATDPTTAGRLTDRPVATGKGQTTHWYAAPEPPTDLAAVIVDVREERGPIVSSAVLSNVAPGYAPEGWHLVQASTLLAPGQEPVDDFTVMRQLRQIYRTNTTAWRLLRRDDIPYSVPLQPAPFRERADLAVADGLILAGDHMDTASLDGAMVSGQRAALGYLRRRGLVEV